A genomic region of Prevotella scopos JCM 17725 contains the following coding sequences:
- a CDS encoding RNA polymerase sigma factor: protein MTPLDEAEVIRQLASPEGRQKVFPTIVDQYSQALYWKIRSIVLTHDDADDVLQNTFLKAWKNLPTFQGKAKLSTWFYRIAINEALDFLRHQKTATLSSADADLTVANRLMADDYFDGDKSQALLQEAIATLPNVQRTVFTLRYYDEMKYSEMSEILGTSEGSLKASYHIAVQKITDYVKRNE, encoded by the coding sequence GTGACTCCCCTCGATGAAGCTGAAGTGATTCGCCAGTTGGCGAGTCCAGAAGGAAGACAGAAGGTTTTCCCCACGATAGTTGACCAATACAGCCAGGCGTTGTATTGGAAAATTCGTAGTATAGTCCTTACTCATGACGATGCCGATGATGTGTTGCAAAACACGTTTCTCAAGGCATGGAAGAATCTTCCGACCTTTCAAGGAAAAGCAAAGCTCTCCACATGGTTCTATCGTATAGCTATCAACGAGGCACTCGACTTCCTTCGTCATCAAAAGACAGCGACATTGTCCAGTGCTGATGCCGACCTCACGGTGGCAAATCGGTTGATGGCAGACGACTACTTCGATGGTGACAAGAGTCAGGCGTTGTTGCAGGAAGCCATCGCAACCTTGCCTAATGTGCAGCGTACGGTGTTCACACTTCGTTATTATGACGAGATGAAATACTCCGAGATGAGCGAGATATTAGGTACAAGCGAGGGCTCGCTGAAAGCTTCTTATCACATTGCTGTGCAGAAGATTACTGACTACGTGAAGCGGAATGAATAA
- a CDS encoding T9SS type A sorting domain-containing protein — protein MIKNIFTPLLFTLLLSVGFAAPVQARAAIDLIDFDTQTISISVVGNVLHVVGAEDEQLAVYNVTGVRVMSVKVDGSDKHYTLNFPKGCYIVKVGNVVRKVSIR, from the coding sequence ATGATAAAAAATATATTTACTCCTTTACTTTTCACATTACTGCTGTCTGTAGGCTTCGCTGCTCCGGTGCAGGCGCGTGCGGCAATTGATTTGATAGACTTTGATACACAGACGATATCAATTTCAGTTGTGGGTAACGTGTTGCATGTTGTTGGGGCTGAGGATGAGCAGTTAGCTGTCTATAATGTGACAGGCGTACGCGTGATGAGCGTGAAAGTTGACGGCAGCGATAAGCACTATACGCTCAACTTCCCGAAGGGATGCTATATCGTTAAGGTGGGCAATGTAGTCCGCAAGGTATCTATCCGTTAA
- a CDS encoding smalltalk protein, which translates to MNKTLWKNILHILVTVLTALATSLGVSSCM; encoded by the coding sequence ATGAATAAAACTCTTTGGAAGAATATCTTGCATATTCTCGTTACTGTACTTACGGCATTGGCAACCAGTCTGGGTGTCAGCTCTTGTATGTAA
- a CDS encoding HU family DNA-binding protein: MSIKFRMYQDNRKNSKRKGFWYARAVCPDVVGVKDLAQRVSERCTVTEPDILAVISALVFEMNQVLKDGNRVKLDGLGTFRVGIHSLGVEKAQDFNAQRDIYGAHVLFAPTVTIDAMHRRVKNLLSGLRVQEAVQYDAPKAAAKSKEKSKKNAEPSAGSETAEHTPSGEGHA; the protein is encoded by the coding sequence ATGTCAATCAAGTTTCGTATGTATCAAGACAATCGTAAGAACAGCAAGCGCAAGGGTTTTTGGTATGCCCGTGCGGTATGTCCAGATGTTGTTGGTGTTAAGGATCTCGCACAGCGTGTCAGTGAGCGTTGTACTGTTACTGAGCCAGACATCTTGGCGGTGATCAGTGCGTTGGTGTTCGAGATGAATCAGGTTCTCAAGGATGGTAACCGTGTGAAGCTCGACGGATTGGGAACTTTCCGTGTAGGTATTCACTCACTGGGTGTAGAGAAGGCACAAGACTTCAATGCACAACGTGACATCTATGGTGCGCATGTTCTCTTTGCGCCAACGGTGACCATTGATGCTATGCACCGTCGTGTGAAGAACCTTCTCAGCGGTTTGCGTGTTCAGGAGGCTGTGCAGTATGATGCGCCTAAGGCTGCTGCCAAGTCAAAGGAGAAGTCAAAGAAGAACGCTGAGCCTTCAGCCGGTTCAGAGACTGCTGAGCACACACCATCAGGCGAGGGTCACGCATAG
- a CDS encoding D-Ala-D-Ala carboxypeptidase family metallohydrolase, producing the protein MINDNHSTEIDFEERLSPHFTVGEMMRSGTAVNMGVNNVPEENPAPGEASREEVIENLRELCRCVLEPLRRCVGRVIVVGGYRCEAVNRAVMGAEHSQHLRGEAVDIHVTGLEMCRKYAAVLSKTDFDQMILEPQDAVMKRWIHISYKRNGKNRHQILGAK; encoded by the coding sequence ATGATAAACGATAATCATTCTACTGAGATAGACTTTGAGGAGCGGCTCTCTCCTCATTTTACAGTCGGCGAGATGATGCGCTCGGGGACGGCGGTGAACATGGGTGTTAACAATGTGCCTGAGGAGAATCCAGCGCCTGGAGAGGCTTCTAGAGAGGAGGTGATAGAGAACCTTCGGGAACTTTGTAGATGCGTCTTAGAACCGCTTAGAAGGTGTGTGGGACGTGTGATCGTTGTGGGAGGTTATCGCTGCGAGGCTGTGAACAGGGCTGTTATGGGGGCTGAACACTCGCAACATTTGCGCGGTGAGGCGGTTGATATTCATGTCACAGGACTTGAAATGTGTCGGAAATATGCGGCTGTTCTCTCCAAAACCGACTTCGATCAGATGATTCTTGAACCTCAAGACGCGGTTATGAAACGATGGATCCACATCAGTTATAAGCGTAATGGGAAGAACAGACATCAGATTTTGGGAGCAAAATAG